The Spinacia oleracea cultivar Varoflay chromosome 2, BTI_SOV_V1, whole genome shotgun sequence DNA segment GGAAAATTAAGCTTAGTAGGAGGAGTTGATAAAGCATTTCGACGAATATTTAGTGTACGTGAAGGAGAAAAGTTGTCGAGGGCTTCTCGTTGCTGTTTGTACACCACGGCCGGTCCGATTTCAGGCCGTCTCTTTATTTCAACGGAAAAACTCGCCTTCTGTAGCGACAGGCCTATCGCGAAAGTCTCCTCCCCCACCGGAGAACCTCTTAGGTTTCATTACAAGGTAAATCCATAcctatttttatatatataattgattGATAAAAGGTCATACGATAAAATGTAATTCACATAATATCAATTAAGTGCTAAGACTATATTATTAAGTGTGTAATTAATTAACTCAACTAATAATGTGAAATTAATATTTGTGTATGTAAATGCAGATTGTGATACCACTAAGGAAGATAGAAAGATGGAACCAAAGCGAGAACATGGAAAAGCCGTCACAGAAGTATCTAGAAGTTGTGACTGCAGATGAGTTTGAGTTTTGGTTCACAGGATTTGTCAATTATAACAAAACTTTGAAATGCTTACAACAAGCACTGTCCCAAAGCTTGATTTGCGATTGCTAGCAGAAAATGGTGTTAAACTAGGATTTGGATGTAGCTACTAGCTAGGTGTAATCTATGGCTAGCTCTATATATGTAAATTCAACTTAATTGAGTAAGAATCTATGGTGGAAAGAGGTTTTTCCCCTCTGAGTTTTTCATGGCGCGCAACTGTACGTGTTTGTACATTTAACTATGTGACCAATACAAGTAAGTGTAGCCATTTCTACTGGTTATTATCTGAATTCTGAAGTGATGATGGTTCAGTTGCTAGCTAAGGATTAACAATACTAGGCAAGATAAATTCATTTATGATATAATCTAATACTAAGCTCTAATTATTGCAGTACGGATCACATTTTGCCTCCTCCAAAATTCAGAGTATTAACATAAATACTTTGTACACAGAAAATCTTGCCAACCCAACCACATGAATGTCTATATATCATGATCTTGGATTTACTAACAATTTTGAGTTGGGTTTTGTAATTTTGTTCTGTGGTTGATTGGCTATGGTGCATCCTTTGAGTATTGATTGGCTATGCGCAGAATCAGCAAGGTTTAAAATCAGGTTCAAACCAGAAAAATAACTACGAATAagaccagatcagaccagatcgaACTCAttgattgaaaaaaaaaactattttgaCATATAAAGATCAGCTTTTTTAGGTTATAATTTTGGGAAATTTTCCATTTAACTTTTTTCATAGGCCTTTTCAAAATCGGTTTTTCAAGTAAAGAACCCAGAATTGTcccttttttttgcttcttcgTGGAGTTTGCAAGATTTCACTATGATGTTATTTTCTGGATATGCCGCAAGTCCAGCTCAGCAAGACAGCAACAAGCCAAGTAGACAATCACCACGTGCGTGCAGTTACATTAGTGCAAAACGACAATCAAAGGTGCGGCGAGTCATTGCTGAATCATCATTCCACTTTTAAGGAATATAATAATGCAAAAGCAGGATAATTAGTTTTTCTAGTTACTTTGCCCAGATTCATACTATTTTCTTGCTTTCAGGTGTGATTCTGGAAATGAATGTAGAATTTGCAACAAACTTGGAggaggaaagaaagaaaaggatgACTGAAATCTAATGAGATTTTAATCAGCAGAATCGGATTGGGAGTAGGCAGTCAGCCCTGACGACTACGCCATTACACACTCGTAGTATCGCCATGAGGCTATCCAAATAAAGATGGCTATAGCCCGGATCAGCTCGGGCTTGGGGCTAGAAAGGGCCCAATCCACGTCAAGCCCACTCAGCATCATGTTGGGTCGGGCCAAATTTCCAAAACATAGCCCAGGCCACGAGCCTCGTGCCTAAAGCTAAATTTAGCTTTTCTTTGTCGAGTCGAGTTGCGCTGTGCCTTGCCATGCCTTTTCCCAATTCCcaaataaatgcagttcagacCCAGCCCATGACATCATGCTCTTTTTCGTGTTGGGTCAGGTCGGGTATCAAGCCGGCCCAACCCGACACGAAAAATCTTAACATAAATTTTCAAAACATAGCCCAGGCCAAGGGCCTCATGCCTAAAGCTAATTACTAAATTTAGCTTGCCTTTGTCGAATCGAATTGCGTTGTGCCTTGTCATGCCTTTTCCAAAATAAATGCGGCCTAGGCCCGGCCCATGACTTCGTGCTCTTTTTTTCGTTGGGTTAGGTCGGGCATCAAGCCGGCCTGGCCCACAGCCATATTATGTCCAAGCTTATATCTGGAATATACACAGTAGAATATCTAATCCCCAGAAATAACCCAAATATAACAATGGGAATCACTCATCATAGCAACATGTAACCATTTCTACTGCGGCAGCGTGTAACATACCATAAGAACTGCTTGCAACAAAAATACAATTGCAATATCAGGTCTTTACCAACTAGCAACTAAGCTAGTTGACATCCACAAAGTAAGAGGCTTTCAACGAAAACAACTCAAAAGGATAAAAACATTCTACAGAACTGGACTTTGGGCAAAAGAAGCTCCTACACTATGGCTTGCGCTAATTAGCTGCTAATTTAATAACAAAACAATCTCAGTAATAATAAACTACTAGGGAACGCACGCTGATGTCGTTCCCCCTAAAGCAGCAACACCCCTACCACAGCTGCCTATACAAGAAATAGAAGACTACATAGTTTCACCTTCCTTTGAATTATTTTAGGTTTTGTATAAGAATGATAATTAAGTGACAAAGGTACCCCAGTAAAAACTGGTAATTCCCAGGCAAGGCTACCCCCAGAATATGGGGGTATGCaaacttttctttcctttttgtaCATCTAAATAATGACTTTTGTGGTTCATTCATTATCTTACCTGTGAGCAGAGGTTTGTGGCATCGGATACGTCAAAGGAGCCATCCCCACTGGAGCACCAGGAACCACGGACCCAGGAACGGGTACCCGCATACCATAACCCAAATGAGGAGGAGCTGAAAGATTCACCGGAGTTCCAACAGCAGAAACCAATGGTCCACCACCAATCGGTTGTCCAATACTTGGTGGAGTACCATACACACCAACACCCACTCCTGAAGATGATCCACCAGGAGGAGGCTGAGCAACCTGTTTTTCGGGTTTTCCAGACGGAGTCCCAGAAACGGGCCCGGGCCCGTTTGTCTGACCGGTAATTGGGCCCTGGGATGCTGAAATTTCCCCAGAGTTAACACTTGTGATATCGTGGATGCTCGATCTTCTCCTATCTTTATTCATAGAGTTCAGTCTAATGAAATACTTTTGCGCGTGGCTTGCCACTTGAGTTGGTGTTCTTGTCACCACAAAGTTACGGGATATACTCCGCCAATCTCCTTTCCCATATTTATCCAACCCAAGAAGAAATAGCCTGTTCACACAAGAATACACACCAAAATGAAAACCACAAAGGTAAGATTCCTCTGAGAATACAGGCTCAAGACTGTTCTTAAAATCACATAATTAATACGGAAACATAGGTTACATATACTGTATAAGTGCTTCCTTCAACATAGTTTTAGCAGCTAAAATAGTTACATGCCAAACAGGAATTATGTTACACAGTTAAGTCTGCCCAGATCAGTACATCAGCTTAACCTGTTTTTTGAAGAACCTAAGCAAGTGAAATGGCATACCTGTCTACTCTACAGCCTAGCATGTCTACATTGTCAAGGTTCTTGCAATAAATATCTTCATCTTTTTTTTCTATAAAGAAAGGACACTACCTCTATGTCAATTACGCATTGCATTCTTCCAGTAAAGCAACAACATACTTGGAGCCAGATATGATTTACATTCTTTATAACGGGAAAGGGGGGTGGATATTGATGCATTCGAAACCTTCGAGGATGGCAGCCATTCCAACTACAAGATAAGCAAAGTATAATGAATTTCACAATTTCTGCATCATTTCCCTCCCTCTAATAGTCTAATCTCTACTATTTATAGAGATTCTGATTTACTTTTCTCCTATAACTAAGTATCATTCTTCCTCTTCAAGATAATTCTAACCAACTAGTTATGCACTACAAATAGTACCCTCTGCTATACCCAATGCATAACATAAAGCACACAGATAAAGAGCTACAATCGACCAAAATCATGTCAGTTTTCACCAAAGAATTCTCAATAATTTGACTAGTTTCTCCATGTAAGTTTCCAGTTGAAATTATTGGCAACCAAGGTGCACGCCTTTTGTACCATGTAAACATTACAGCTACTCAGCTAACCATATTTACCAAATAGGATAAGCATGCTAATAAGTCTAAACAATGCAATGAACTCCACATATTCATACAGCAAAAATATTGAGAAACAAAGTATTGGAGGCTCCTGGGATATAAATCAAAAGGATTACAATACACAAGAAAGAAGAGAGATTTTTGACATCCATGGATGACGACTGATTTGTTCCCTACTACTTTTGCCTGGTGCAATTAGCAAAATCCTGAAACTAGATATGTGTCATGTTATGTCTCACTTAATGTTGTACCTTAATCATAAATAGTGGGGAACAAGATGAGACTTACAATGGAATAGAGGAAGATCACCTTTCCAAAAGAAAGCCTAGATTACAAAAAatgtaactaaaacaaaaagctCAAACAAGAAATACTCTTTGATTTAGGTGATCGTGATCCAGCTGAGGAGATCAACTAAACATAGGTTTAAACTCAAAAGAGATGCAAGTAACATGAAACTGGAACTCACAATCATTCCTGAAACCACATGGACGGCGCAACACAACAGTGTGTGCTAGACCACATTGGGTGAGGGAAGTACAAGTGTACAACACACAACAGTGTGAGCTGGACCACATTGGGTGAGGGAAGCACAACAATCCACAATACAGCATGAAAAAAGCAAGATGACACTTAGCACAAAGGCACAATGCAGTGCCATCCATAAGCACATCACAGTTAGCAATGCTCCAAGAAGGCAGCAGCGCACCTGGATGTAAAATATACATCTGCTTTGAAGACAATATGACGACACTTCAAGTTTTTATATAACTGGCTGGAATTCTGGTTTGAAAAAGTAGAGTTAAGGAGAAATTGACCATAACAACCAAATCAGTTCTCGAAAAAAAATCCTGGTAATTTAAAATAGAGTAAAATGTGACCAGCTACATTTTGCAGGCACATTAAACGCTTTCTAAACCGCATAAAACCTGTTTGCACCAGATATACACAAAATCGGGTGAATTCCACCTTTCATTTTCCCAGAGGATTTAGTATGCTTAGACATTATTATCAGTGTCTTGAACGGTCACAAACAAAATGCTCAAGTTGGGCACAAGCTACAAAGGTGTCCATGTCTCCAGGATTCAAAAGGTTGAAAAGCTAGACCTTCAAACAGCTTTCTTCAGTTGAAATACTGTTTCACAAGAGATTTTCTACTCCCCTCCTTCCTTTCCCCAGGTCCTGAGCTTCAAAGGACTTGGATTGAATAGACTCTTGTCATTAAACTCAACACCATGGAGATGCGCTAGTAAAGAACGTAGAGAGTTGGGAATGGAGGGAAGAAGCTCAGGTAGACCAAAGATGACTTGGATGGAAGGAGTTAAGAGGTATATGAAGAATTTGGGTCCGTGGGAGCATATGACAGTAGATCGAAGGGAATGGAGGGAGAGAAATGTAGTCGCCCCCATCTTTAGGATTAAGGCTTCAATGTTGTTGTAAACTACGCATTACTGACTCACGAGATCAGGCAAATGTAGAAGGGAGTTGAGACAGTtgacaaacacacacacacacacataaatTGAGAACaataaagaaagaaaagtaGAGTAATATATAGATTTCATTACTATCTATACATGATCACTGAGCCGTACTCAAATTTGCACAATATTAACCGGTCCAGTGGTCCCAGGCTCCCAGCAGTAGTGATCTAATGACTATCTACATGATTTACTACAGGTATTATTGAAGACCCCTGATGCCTAGTATGCTTTGTTATTGGAAACAAATGTTTCATATGAATAGACCTATGTCAAATCTACTGCATTACTCTTTTTAGGTTTTATCCCCCTGTTTTGAAAACATCTAGTGCCTTGACATGATTCCTCCTCGGTGTAGTTATTAGAGAGGAATCACTAGCAATATCCTTGCTATTTATCCATTTTCCTAGATGCCAGATACGATTTCGAAAGCTGTTCATATTGAGTAGGTGGGTAAGCTGTTGGGGGCATGGTAAAAAGCACCTAGTTTTCTCACTCACTCATATTCAGACCTCCTCCTCTTTCTAATCTACTCAGTAGTAATCTGCCACAGATCCTCTCCGTTATCTATCTCGAAATATTGTTCTTCAACATCTTCAGCCTTTAGTTACTCCCTCTACTTCACAACAATTCAGCCTTAATATGTTTATCCAAATTATCAAATTCACTCTATGCGTCTAATgcattttttaaatattttttttgataaggaaAGAAAACCCAGGCGGACTACCTGACGCCATCCTTTCGAATAGGTGAATTACAATGACTTCGAGCTAATAAAATACTTCTTGTAGAACAGACCGTACATTGAAACTACGCTTTAACCTCATACTACCTCAGCCCCGGTTCCAAGAAAACTTGGTGAATAGACTTCAAAGATAGACGATTAGCCGAACGATATATGATAACGCTCCATCCTCCGGAAGAATACAAACCCAAAGCCCAACACTACACCTACACTATACTCCATAAAAAATGCTAAAACTATAATCAATCTGCACAACAATCAATTGCTTCCAATAATACAACTATGCGCCTAATGCATTACTATGCGTCTAATGCATAGTAATGCCCCCAACATTACTATGCGTCTATTCGTCTAATGCATTACTCTAATACAACTATGCGCCTAATGCATTACTCTACTTAAACTTGTTTCTTTCAGTTGCTTCCTACTTCCCAAATCACTGTCAAAGTCACACGAAAAATATTCATGAAACAGAGACAGTACCTTTTATTGTGAAGTAAATGCAAACATGATGTGACCCAACCAAAACTAAACCAAGCGCTTTTAAAAGAATTACCAGTATGCACTGTCCTTCACAGCAACAAAGTCCAAAATCAATTACTAACATTACCTCATTCATCTTCTTCAATAAGATCTACCTCTTAACAACTTCTTTTTTTATCTCCCCTCATCAACCAATTAACACAAACAAGCATCCATAGAGCCTTCCAAGTTGTGCGAACATCACCGGCTACACCTTCAGTTTCTTCTCTCAACTAGTTTCACATACATTTCTATTCCCAATTATACCCACAACCAAACATTTATTATGTATCCAGTACACGTAAAATTGGAAACCTCCAGATGTAAGCCCCCTGGACCTAACTGGCTGAAAACTATGCCACAATCTAAAAGGAACCATTGTTATAGCACGTGTAGAAGGATAATCCAACTGTACATAAGTAGCCCAAGGTGACAAACTGACAACTGACAACAACAGGCTAAAGAAATGAGGCctacagcaacaacaacatggggtcggctaacatgaatcgtcataGGGGATCGTCATTGTGACAAAAGAAATGAGGCACTAATAAAAGATATATGAATGACAGAGAAATTTCATTTAAAGAAGAACTAATTCGTGATAAAACATACTCTTCCCCTTGACATCCTTTCATTCCCATTCCCACCCCCATTCCCCggagtggggggggggggggttgggaGAAAATTCCTCCGACTGCCCATACTCTTGAACTGGAGCAAATATGTGCAATGCCCACTAAGCTTTGCCATGGATATTGGAAACAGGGATAAGGCACATGGAATAGCGTTCTGCACAGGTACGTGGACTGAGttcttcatttcaattttttcgtGGTTAAAGAAGCCTAAATTATGAGGAATTATTCAAGGGATCTAGATACAGACTAAATGAATAGCATCTTTCTTTTGGACATGGGAAAGACGGGTGAGACACAGCCATTTTGTGTATATTATGTGGAAAAACCCTGCTAGATCTTATTTGTGCAAAACAAATTACTCGCTCATTTCACGCAAGAAGCTGGCACCTATTTCAATTCTCAGCTCCACTTGGCATCTTCACAACAAGAAGAGGGAAGGGAGAGAAATGAAAGGTTAAAGTGCTTTCTCTTTCATCTCATATTATTCTCATCACAGGATTCACAGAAAAGTCATAAAACACAAGAATATGTACAAACAAAGCATACAACAAAATAGCAGGCAAGCAGCTGCTTATGCCAAGCAGCTACAGGAACTCAGCATTCCAGGTACAAAACCAAAAATAGGTAGCAAACTTGCCTGTGTTCATCCTCTGTCCAAGCTATCCCCTTCCGGCGCTCCTGATCCGCTTTCGATGCCTTGCTTGCGTGATTGGATTCACTACCTCCATTAGCAGATAGACCCTTTTTTCCCCCATTACCTTCTTCAGCAGCAAGACCTGAAGAACCCTCTGAAGAAGAACTATACGAAGGCAACGGAACACGGCCAGCCTCGATCTGCTTCACATCCTCAAATAGAAGCTCATAGTGATGCTTGACTTCTTCTAAGGTCTTCCCTGGAACATCCGCTGCTATCTTTTCCCAATTATCTTCCAAATCCTCGCAATGAGTAGCAATCGCATTCTCAAATGCCTTATCCTGCTCTCTACTCCAAAAACTGCTATCACCCTTTTCGTCTACAGTCATCTAATCTTGTTTGAATCTACTCTCAAACATTCAGCCAGTATAGTTAATAAGTTAAGAAAATTGCAGCAACACTCAGACTGATGTGATCTTCAAAAACACAGGATCCAGAACCTACGGAATAGTTAAAGTTGTGACTTACTTCAGCTGAAACAATAACCAATAACTAATTAGGATGTAAGACAATGACAAACAGATGTTTCAGACAAGATACATAAACAAGCAAGGGACAGAATCAAAAGGAATTAGAGCTGACCGACTACCTCCAATCAGATTCACGAAATAAACGAACGACGAGGGGGTGGAATGAAAGGTGACTAAAACTACAACTCAACAACTGGAGTCATGTGAACTGCGGACCTATTAATTGAAAACAGAAATCAGTTACGCTTCAGAAAATATCTCAAGAGCAATGCTAATGAAATCATATATGCAATTATTGATAGGTAAATAAGGAATAGTAGGTGTCAAACTCACTCAAATAAAACAGAAACATGAATGAAATGATACACAATTAGGGAAATGGACTGCTACCTGTAGAGAAACATAACATACAAAACAGAGATGCTAATAGCCCAATTGGTGGTTGAtagattcaaaaaaaaaaaaaacactcaaaTTGCAATTTCTGTATACAACCACCAATTCCTATCTGACAAAGACAGCACTTACAGCAACAGGCCCACAACAAGTTTTTAGTCTTTCCCTCTTTCTACTGTGATTTTGATAGTTTTCATCTCTTTCTTccagtaattttttttgcttagcAACTTTGGTTAATTCTGCACTAACATATCTCAAATATAACAACATAAGTGAGACGAACTCTCCTCTTTTCTGAATTCTAAAATCCACCATTAAGAAAAGGAATCCAACCACAACTTTTATCACCATTTTCTGTTCAGCTTTCTAAATTACAACAATTAATGTATTGAAACATCAAAAAACAAAGGAAACGGTGTCATAAACATGACAACTCAACCATTAACCACACTGTTATTACTAGCTTTTAACCCTGACGAGAAAACTCCAATAAATTAAACCAATTATTTATAGTATGAAGTTCCTATAAAAACCAAAAATTTGATTCCAACTTCAAAACAAGAAAATACCCACATATATTATTTCAACAGTTGACAGGAAAAGAGCATATTAAAATAGCAACAAATAGTTAGATCTTTTGCCAATCCTAACAAAAAGATCAAGTTAGGAAACCATCTAGAAGACAGAAACCCCCAACCTCaaataataaaaatacaaattttgatAAAGAAACAGAATTACTCCCATTTAGTTATACA contains these protein-coding regions:
- the LOC110782150 gene encoding GEM-like protein 4 gives rise to the protein MNASEAFKSRSMKSMLGDHLLRNGLSSKLSYDQTRKTSTIKLLPAPSSSTAQVDGSSSLITTKQRKIESVFTTMNKLVKGKLSLVGGVDKAFRRIFSVREGEKLSRASRCCLYTTAGPISGRLFISTEKLAFCSDRPIAKVSSPTGEPLRFHYKIVIPLRKIERWNQSENMEKPSQKYLEVVTADEFEFWFTGFVNYNKTLKCLQQALSQSLICDC
- the LOC110782148 gene encoding transcription factor SRM1; translation: MTVDEKGDSSFWSREQDKAFENAIATHCEDLEDNWEKIAADVPGKTLEEVKHHYELLFEDVKQIEAGRVPLPSYSSSSEGSSGLAAEEGNGGKKGLSANGGSESNHASKASKADQERRKGIAWTEDEHRLFLLGLDKYGKGDWRSISRNFVVTRTPTQVASHAQKYFIRLNSMNKDRRRSSIHDITSVNSGEISASQGPITGQTNGPGPVSGTPSGKPEKQVAQPPPGGSSSGVGVGVYGTPPSIGQPIGGGPLVSAVGTPVNLSAPPHLGYGMRVPVPGSVVPGAPVGMAPLTYPMPQTSAHR